In Magnolia sinica isolate HGM2019 unplaced genomic scaffold, MsV1 ctg107, whole genome shotgun sequence, the following proteins share a genomic window:
- the LOC131235999 gene encoding probable LRR receptor-like serine/threonine-protein kinase At3g47570 has translation MDFPHLNLKVFWSFILFHAILLSSINSCSPSVFSLKNETDRLALIAFKDGISNDPLGVLSSWNHSLHFCEWEGVTCSHRHHQRVTILKLTGHSLAGHLSPHIGNLSFLRRIFLSTNKFQGEIPREIGRLFRLQILQLDENPLQGEIPSNLSHCSELVAISLTRNQLVGELPAELGSLSKLIFLSVAFNDMRGSVPPSLGNLSSLTILNLANNNFDGQIPNQLGQLARIIFFQIGQNQLSGTIPPSIYNLSSIQVFSVSVNRLHGSIPSNLGLVFPHLQQLYVDVNQFTGTLPNSLSNASSLGLADFSSNSFSGRVPLNLGSLSGLYRFNIEKNQLGSREGDDLSFLTSLTNCTNLKAISTYFNNLSGELPGSIANLSTQLNFLLLGKNKIFGIIPKEIDNLINLYALDLRGNSMKGTLPDAIGKLNKLQALSFRRNKFSGQIPPSIGNITRLSFLYLDGNDFHGSIPSSFGNLGFMEDFSISQNKLNGTILKQVRAALIDLSRNSFTGSLLLEVDNLLNIQEIDVSENKLSGEIPDMLGKCQSMELLYMHGNLFQGTIPESLKNLKGIKELDLSRNNLSGQIPKYFEEFHFLQYLNLSFNNFEGEVPKGGIFRNGSAISVEGNSKLCGGIPELQLPGCPKQASKKRGKPLAPRVKVTVITVVLSSFLLSCIIAALYWRRNSPKKASSPSSPENQWLQVSYADLLQATDGFSSANLIGAGSFGSVYKGLLECLETLVAVKVLNLLQQGAFKSFAAECEALRNIRHRNLVKILTVCSSTDFNGNDFKALVFEYMHNGSLEKWLHPNVDEQPQLRSLNLTQRLNIAVDVASALDYLHHHSKITIVHRDLKPSNVLLDDDMVAHVGDFGLTRFLSEAAEGFSQHQTTTSGIKGSIGYIPPEYGMGGKASTHGDVYSYGILLLEMITGKRPTDDMFKDNQGLHHFAKSAFPEQVMEIIDPRFLFEDTEAIQDSENHNSLRNRMHDCLVSLILKVEPPLRLPISTGALQAALLVLRFHGRSADADAAAAAAAADVDSSSPSSGTLYLIRSAAVRR, from the exons ATGGATTTCCCACATTTGAATCTCAAGGTATTTTGGTCGTTTATACTCTTCCATGCAATCCTTCTCTCGTCCATCAACTCCTGTTCACCCTCTGTATTTTCGTTGAAAAATGAGACCGATCGACTCGCATTGATCGCATTCAAAGATGGTATTTCTAATGATCCTCTTGGAGTCTTAAGCTCATGGAATCATTCTCTACATTTCTGCGAATGGGAGGGAGTCACGTGCAGTCACCGCCATCatcaaagggtcacgatcttgaaGCTCACGGGCCACAGCTTGGCGGGCCACTTATCGCCTCACATTGGAAATCTCTCTTTCCTGAGAAGAATCTTTCTCTCCACCAACAAATTCCAAGGCGAAATCCCTCGAGAGATCGGCCGTTTGTTCCGGCTTCAGATTCTCCAACTGGATGAAAATCCACTCCAAGGAgaaattccatccaatctgagcCACTGCTCAGAACTCGTAGCCATTAGCCTCACGCGGAATCAGCTCGTCGGAGAACTTCCCGCTGAGCTTGGTTCTTTGTCAAAGCTCATTTTCCTTTCTGTCGCTTTCAATGATATGAGAGGAAGCGTCCCACCTTCACTGGGGAACCTTTCGTCTCTCACGATTCTTAATCTAGCAAATAACAATTTTGATGGGCAAATTCCAAACCAGCTTGGTCAATTGGCACGCATTATCTTTTTTCAAATAGGTCAAAATCAGTTATCAGGTACGATTCCACCATCGATTTATAATCTCTCATCCATCCAAGTGTTTAGCGTGTCAGTTAACCGGCTACATGGAAGCATTCCCTCCAACCTAGGCCTTGTGTTTCCACACCTGCAACAGCTTTATGTAGATGTAAACCAATTCACGGGAACGCTGCCAAATTCATTGTCCAATGCTTCAAGTCTCGGATTAGCTGATTTTAGCTCCAACAGTTTTAGTGGACGTGTGCCTTTGAATCTAGGAAGTCTTTCGGGTCTCTACCGTTTCAATATCGAGAAAAATCAGCTTGGAAGCAGGGAAGGTGATGACCTGAGCTTCCTTACTTCACTGACCAACTGCACCAATTTAAAAGCCATATCTACTTATTTTAATAATCTCTCTGGTGAGTTGCCCGGCTCCATTGCTAATCTCTCGACGCAGCTAAATTTTCTGCTTTTAGGAAAAAACAAGATATTTGGAATCATTCCCAAGGAAATCGACAATCTCATCAACTTGTATGCTCTGGATCTGAGAGGGAACTCCATGAAGGGTACTCTTCCAGATGCTattgggaagcttaacaagttgcaAGCCTTGAGTTTCCGTAGAAATAAATTTTCAGGGCAAATCCCACCTTCAATTGGCAACATCACTCGATTAAGTTTTCTCTACCTGGATGGAAATGATTTCCATGGAAGCATACCATCTAGTTTTGGAAATTTGGGATTTATGGAAGATTTTTCCATTTCTCAAAATAAACTCAATGGCACCATACTCAAACAAGTCCGCGCAGCTCTAATCGACCTGTCTCGTAATTCATTCACTGGGTCTCTCCTGCTGGAAGTCGATAACTTGTTAAACATTCAGGAAATTGACGTCTCAGAGAACAAACTATCAGGTGAAATTCCAGATATGTTGGGAAAGTGTCAAAGCATGGAGTTGCTTTATATGCATGGCAACTTGTTTCAAGGAACCATTCCAGAGTCTCTAAAGAATTTAAAAGGTATCAAAGAGCTTGATCTTTCGCGCAATAACTTGTCTGGGCAGATTCCAAAGTATTTCGAAGAATTTCATTTCTTACAGTATTTGAATCTGTCGTTTAATAATTTCGAGGGTGAAGTGCCCAAAGGAGGAATCTTTAGAAATGGCAGTGCAATTTCAGTTGAAGGAAATAGCAAACTCTGTGGAGGTATACCAGAACTACAATTGCCAGGGTGCCCTAAGCAAGCTTCTAAGAAACGAGGAAAGCCTCTTGCTCCCAGAGTAAAAGTCACAGTCATTACTGTGGTTTTATCTTCGTTTCTCCTGTCGTGTATCATTGCAGCGCTTTATTGGAGAAGAAATTCTCCAAAGAAAGCTTCTTCTCCATCTTCCCCAGAGAATCAGTGGTTACAAGTTTCTTATGCAGATCTCCTTCAAGCAACAGATGGGTTTTCTTCAGCTAATTTAATTGGTGCGGGAAGTTTCGGTTCTGTATATAAAGGACTTCTAGAATGCTTGGAAACACTTGTTGCAGTGAAGGTACTCAACCTCCTACAGCAAGGAGCTTTTAAGAGTTTTGCCGCTGAATGCGAAGCATTAAGAAACATCCGGCATCGAAATCTTGTCAAGATCTTAACGGTTTGCTCGAGCACTGACTTtaatggcaatgatttcaaagcGCTAGTGTTTGAGTACATGCATAATGGTAGTCTGGAGAAGTGGTTGCATCCAAATGTAGATGAACAACCTCAATTGAGGAGTTTGAATCTTACCCAGAGGCTAAATATAGCCGTTGATGTGGCTTCGGCATTAGATTATCTTCATCATCATTCCAAAATAACAATTGTTCATCGAGACCTAAAACCAAGCAATGTTCTTCTCGATGATGATATGGTTGCCCACGTGGGTGACTTTGGTTTAACAAGGTTCCTCTCTGAAGCTGCAGAAGGTTTCTCCCAACATCAAACTACCACATCTGGGATTAAGGGATCGATTGGGTATATTCCTCCAG AGTATGGGATGGGCGGTAAGGCATCTACACATGGAGATGTATACAGTTATGGAATCCTTCTACTCGAGATGATCACTGGAAAGCGaccaactgatgacatgtttaaggACAATCAAGGCCTTCATCACTTTGCAAAGTCGGCTTTTCCAGAACAAGTAATGGAGATTATAGATCCAAGATTTCTCTTTGAAGATACTGAAGCTATTCAAGACAGTGAAAATCATAATAGTTTGAGAAATAGAATGCATGATTGCTTGGTTTCATTG atattGAAAGTAGAACCTCCACTGCGGCTGCCGATCTCCACTGGAGCCTTGCAAGCCGCCCTCCTCGTCCTCAGATTCCACGGCCGGAGCGCCGATGCCGACGCCGCTGCCGCTGCCGCTGCCGCCGACGTCGATTCCTCCTCTCCATCTTCCGGCACCTTGTACCTGATCCGGTCGGCCGCCGTCCGTAGATGA